A single window of Gambusia affinis linkage group LG18, SWU_Gaff_1.0, whole genome shotgun sequence DNA harbors:
- the zfta gene encoding zinc finger translocation-associated protein isoform X5 — protein MVTPVRSPATSYWSITEGPDHPLLLSPAPGPSGRKPRVQRASRPGLSRIPGRDHRRYYHEYWRSEYLMDFDPQRHGMICMVCGSTLATLKLSTIKRHIRQKHPDSLLWSPADKEVIRSGWESHLSLGAGQRSAAGPSLQVEEDSMHFGQQMGETPDQVPLQEHQQPPPASTPRTLEDESLQPQGEEDGLPGPSARTLERYLNDSLHAWFRQEFLMEYEAEAGRLLCMVCGAVLPSLHLDHIKSHVLETHPNSLVYSSEEKHCILQAWAQTHGEPDSVKSEPTPNTKAKGADIFTEDLKVVPINADMFPEGDSTLTQDIHLIGEDGGVGAPRLPSQPFRQSRKRRLRGGDPWRLRLDYLVAYGPQDQGTFCMVCSQVLHESKVSSFRRHIQECHPETTTLSRQEREAMAAAWTKDSSADGMQIPDELNPSEAVAFSTTKGRNEDSTSDVCAPLNAMNSNDSSVTGGRSRSKDCCVAAQVPRHGHYPGKDQRRNYQVRWRMEYLMDYDCRRHGLICMVCGATLATLKVSTIKRHIQQVHPHSLLYGTEEKEQALLSYSQTALHFVHSDDCFSSQDHGLTQGAASPAQLGT, from the exons ATGGTCACACCTGTGAGATCACCTGCCACCAGCTACTGGAGCATCACAGAGGGACCCGACCATCCACTCCTTCTCTCCCCAGCGCCCGGGCCCTCTGGACGCAAACCCAGGGTCCAGAGAGCGTCACGTCCAGGCCTGAGCAGGATTCCTGGCCGCGATCACCGCCGCTACTACCACGAATACTGGCGCAGCGAGTACTTAATGGACTTTGACCCCCAAAGGCACGGAATGATCTGCATGGTGTGCGGCAGCACGCTCGCAACCCTGAAGCTCAGTACCATCAAGAGACACATCAGGCAGAAGCACCCGGACTCTCTCCTGTGGAGTCCTGCAGACAAAGAGGTGATCCGCTCTGGCTGGGAGAGCCATCTGAGTCTGGGGGCAGGTCAGAGGTCTGCTGCTGGACCCTCGCTCCAGGTAGAAGAAGACTCAATGCACTTTGGGCAGCAAATGGGTG AAACTCCAGATCAAGTTCCACTGCAGGAGCACCAACAGCCGCCCCCCGCTTCGACTCCACGGACCTTAGAGGACGAGAGCCTCCAACCCCAAGGGGAGGAGGACGGGCTCCCCGGACCGTCGGCGCGGACCTTGGAGCGCTACCTGAATGACTCTCTGCACGCTTGGTTCCGCCAGGAGTTCCTGATGGAGTATGAGGCTGAGGCCGGACGCCTGCTCTGCATGGTGTGTGGAGCAGTACTTCCCTCACTCCACTTGGATCACATAAAGAGCCACGTACTGGAAACCCACCCCAACTCACTGGTGTACAGCTCTGAGGAGAAGCACTGCATCCTGCAGGCCTGGGCCCAGACCCACG GTGAACCAGACTCAGTTAAGTCAGAACCTACACCCAACACCAAAGCAAAGGGGgctgacattttcacagaagACCTTAAGGTGGTTCCAATCAACGCTGACATGTTCCCAGAGGGTGACAGCACTTTAACTCAGGACATTCATCTGATCGGTGAGGATGGAGGGGTCGGGGCCCCACGTCTGCCATCACAGCCTTTCCGGCAGTCCAGGAAGAGGCGGCTGAGAGGGGGTGACCCCTGGCGACTCCGCCTCGACTATCTAGTAGCCTATGGGCCCCAAGACCAGGGCACCTTTTGCATGGTGTGTTCTCAGGTCTTGCATGAAAGCAAGGTGAGCAGCTTCCGCCGCCACATTCAGGAATGCCACCCTGAGACCACAACGCTGAGCCGACAAGAAAGAGAAGCAATGGCTGCTGCCTGGACCAAAGACTCGTCTGCTGATGGAATGCAAATACCAGATG AACTGAACCCCAGTGAAGCTGTTGCCTTCAGTACTACCAAAGGCAGAAATGAGGATTCCACCTCTGACGTCTGCGCTCCCCTCAACGCCATGAACAGCAACGACAGCAGCGTGACCGGAGGGAGGAGCCGATCCAAGGACTGTTGCGTTGCAGCCCAGGTCCCTCGCCACGGCCATTACCCCGGGAAGGACCAGAGGAGGAACTACCAGGTGCGCTGGCGAATGGAATACCTGATGGATTATGACTGTAGGAGACATGGCCTGATCTGCATGGTGTGTGGAGCCACTCTGGCGACGCTGAAGGTCAGTACCATCAAGCGGCACATCCAGCAGGTTCATCCTCACTCCCTGCTGTACGGCACTGAGGAGAAGGAGCAAGCCCTGCTGAGCTACAGCCAGACTGCCCTGCACTTTGTCCACTCTGATGACTGCTTCTCCTCCCAGGACCACGGACTCACGCAGGGCGCTGCCTCTCCCGCGCAGCTTGGCACTTAG
- the zfta gene encoding zinc finger translocation-associated protein isoform X4, with protein MEEKETGESEPVDLRSSEQSELLSLIISGEEETTQEGSDLGDNLANGHGGEDSETAPGPSGRKPRVQRASRPGLSRIPGRDHRRYYHEYWRSEYLMDFDPQRHGMICMVCGSTLATLKLSTIKRHIRQKHPDSLLWSPADKEVIRSGWESHLSLGAGQRSAAGPSLQVEEDSMHFGQQMGETPDQVPLQEHQQPPPASTPRTLEDESLQPQGEEDGLPGPSARTLERYLNDSLHAWFRQEFLMEYEAEAGRLLCMVCGAVLPSLHLDHIKSHVLETHPNSLVYSSEEKHCILQAWAQTHGEPDSVKSEPTPNTKAKGADIFTEDLKVVPINADMFPEGDSTLTQDIHLIGEDGGVGAPRLPSQPFRQSRKRRLRGGDPWRLRLDYLVAYGPQDQGTFCMVCSQVLHESKVSSFRRHIQECHPETTTLSRQEREAMAAAWTKDSSADGMQIPDELNPSEAVAFSTTKGRNEDSTSDVCAPLNAMNSNDSSVTGGRSRSKDCCVAAQVPRHGHYPGKDQRRNYQVRWRMEYLMDYDCRRHGLICMVCGATLATLKVSTIKRHIQQVHPHSLLYGTEEKEQALLSYSQTALHFVHSDDCFSSQDHGLTQGAASPAQLGT; from the exons ATGGAAGAGAAAGAGACGGGGGAGAGCGAGCCAGTGGACCTCCGCTCTTCCGAACAGTCTGAGTTGCTCTCATTAATAATAAGCGGAGAGGAGGAAACGACGCAGGAGGGGAGCGACTTGGGAG ACAATCTTGCCAATGGCCATGGTGGAGAGGACTCTGAGACAG CGCCCGGGCCCTCTGGACGCAAACCCAGGGTCCAGAGAGCGTCACGTCCAGGCCTGAGCAGGATTCCTGGCCGCGATCACCGCCGCTACTACCACGAATACTGGCGCAGCGAGTACTTAATGGACTTTGACCCCCAAAGGCACGGAATGATCTGCATGGTGTGCGGCAGCACGCTCGCAACCCTGAAGCTCAGTACCATCAAGAGACACATCAGGCAGAAGCACCCGGACTCTCTCCTGTGGAGTCCTGCAGACAAAGAGGTGATCCGCTCTGGCTGGGAGAGCCATCTGAGTCTGGGGGCAGGTCAGAGGTCTGCTGCTGGACCCTCGCTCCAGGTAGAAGAAGACTCAATGCACTTTGGGCAGCAAATGGGTG AAACTCCAGATCAAGTTCCACTGCAGGAGCACCAACAGCCGCCCCCCGCTTCGACTCCACGGACCTTAGAGGACGAGAGCCTCCAACCCCAAGGGGAGGAGGACGGGCTCCCCGGACCGTCGGCGCGGACCTTGGAGCGCTACCTGAATGACTCTCTGCACGCTTGGTTCCGCCAGGAGTTCCTGATGGAGTATGAGGCTGAGGCCGGACGCCTGCTCTGCATGGTGTGTGGAGCAGTACTTCCCTCACTCCACTTGGATCACATAAAGAGCCACGTACTGGAAACCCACCCCAACTCACTGGTGTACAGCTCTGAGGAGAAGCACTGCATCCTGCAGGCCTGGGCCCAGACCCACG GTGAACCAGACTCAGTTAAGTCAGAACCTACACCCAACACCAAAGCAAAGGGGgctgacattttcacagaagACCTTAAGGTGGTTCCAATCAACGCTGACATGTTCCCAGAGGGTGACAGCACTTTAACTCAGGACATTCATCTGATCGGTGAGGATGGAGGGGTCGGGGCCCCACGTCTGCCATCACAGCCTTTCCGGCAGTCCAGGAAGAGGCGGCTGAGAGGGGGTGACCCCTGGCGACTCCGCCTCGACTATCTAGTAGCCTATGGGCCCCAAGACCAGGGCACCTTTTGCATGGTGTGTTCTCAGGTCTTGCATGAAAGCAAGGTGAGCAGCTTCCGCCGCCACATTCAGGAATGCCACCCTGAGACCACAACGCTGAGCCGACAAGAAAGAGAAGCAATGGCTGCTGCCTGGACCAAAGACTCGTCTGCTGATGGAATGCAAATACCAGATG AACTGAACCCCAGTGAAGCTGTTGCCTTCAGTACTACCAAAGGCAGAAATGAGGATTCCACCTCTGACGTCTGCGCTCCCCTCAACGCCATGAACAGCAACGACAGCAGCGTGACCGGAGGGAGGAGCCGATCCAAGGACTGTTGCGTTGCAGCCCAGGTCCCTCGCCACGGCCATTACCCCGGGAAGGACCAGAGGAGGAACTACCAGGTGCGCTGGCGAATGGAATACCTGATGGATTATGACTGTAGGAGACATGGCCTGATCTGCATGGTGTGTGGAGCCACTCTGGCGACGCTGAAGGTCAGTACCATCAAGCGGCACATCCAGCAGGTTCATCCTCACTCCCTGCTGTACGGCACTGAGGAGAAGGAGCAAGCCCTGCTGAGCTACAGCCAGACTGCCCTGCACTTTGTCCACTCTGATGACTGCTTCTCCTCCCAGGACCACGGACTCACGCAGGGCGCTGCCTCTCCCGCGCAGCTTGGCACTTAG
- the zfta gene encoding zinc finger translocation-associated protein isoform X2, whose protein sequence is MEEKETGESEPVDLRSSEQSELLSLIISGEEETTQEGSDLGDNLANGHGGEDSETGMVTPVRSPATSYWSITEGPDHPLLLSPAPGPSGRKPRVQRASRPGLSRIPGRDHRRYYHEYWRSEYLMDFDPQRHGMICMVCGSTLATLKLSTIKRHIRQKHPDSLLWSPADKEVIRSGWESHLSLGAGQRSAAGPSLQVEEDSMHFGQQMGETPDQVPLQEHQQPPPASTPRTLEDESLQPQGEEDGLPGPSARTLERYLNDSLHAWFRQEFLMEYEAEAGRLLCMVCGAVLPSLHLDHIKSHVLETHPNSLVYSSEEKHCILQAWAQTHGEPDSVKSEPTPNTKAKGADIFTEDLKVVPINADMFPEGDSTLTQDIHLIGEDGGVGAPRLPSQPFRQSRKRRLRGGDPWRLRLDYLVAYGPQDQGTFCMVCSQVLHESKVSSFRRHIQECHPETTTLSRQEREAMAAAWTKDSSADGMQIPDELNPSEAVAFSTTKGRNEDSTSDVCAPLNAMNSNDSSVTGGRSRSKDCCVAAQVPRHGHYPGKDQRRNYQVRWRMEYLMDYDCRRHGLICMVCGATLATLKVSTIKRHIQQVHPHSLLYGTEEKEQALLSYSQTALHFVHSDDCFSSQDHGLTQGAASPAQLGT, encoded by the exons ATGGAAGAGAAAGAGACGGGGGAGAGCGAGCCAGTGGACCTCCGCTCTTCCGAACAGTCTGAGTTGCTCTCATTAATAATAAGCGGAGAGGAGGAAACGACGCAGGAGGGGAGCGACTTGGGAG ACAATCTTGCCAATGGCCATGGTGGAGAGGACTCTGAGACAGGTATGGTCACACCTGTGAGATCACCTGCCACCAGCTACTGGAGCATCACAGAGGGACCCGACCATCCACTCCTTCTCTCCCCAGCGCCCGGGCCCTCTGGACGCAAACCCAGGGTCCAGAGAGCGTCACGTCCAGGCCTGAGCAGGATTCCTGGCCGCGATCACCGCCGCTACTACCACGAATACTGGCGCAGCGAGTACTTAATGGACTTTGACCCCCAAAGGCACGGAATGATCTGCATGGTGTGCGGCAGCACGCTCGCAACCCTGAAGCTCAGTACCATCAAGAGACACATCAGGCAGAAGCACCCGGACTCTCTCCTGTGGAGTCCTGCAGACAAAGAGGTGATCCGCTCTGGCTGGGAGAGCCATCTGAGTCTGGGGGCAGGTCAGAGGTCTGCTGCTGGACCCTCGCTCCAGGTAGAAGAAGACTCAATGCACTTTGGGCAGCAAATGGGTG AAACTCCAGATCAAGTTCCACTGCAGGAGCACCAACAGCCGCCCCCCGCTTCGACTCCACGGACCTTAGAGGACGAGAGCCTCCAACCCCAAGGGGAGGAGGACGGGCTCCCCGGACCGTCGGCGCGGACCTTGGAGCGCTACCTGAATGACTCTCTGCACGCTTGGTTCCGCCAGGAGTTCCTGATGGAGTATGAGGCTGAGGCCGGACGCCTGCTCTGCATGGTGTGTGGAGCAGTACTTCCCTCACTCCACTTGGATCACATAAAGAGCCACGTACTGGAAACCCACCCCAACTCACTGGTGTACAGCTCTGAGGAGAAGCACTGCATCCTGCAGGCCTGGGCCCAGACCCACG GTGAACCAGACTCAGTTAAGTCAGAACCTACACCCAACACCAAAGCAAAGGGGgctgacattttcacagaagACCTTAAGGTGGTTCCAATCAACGCTGACATGTTCCCAGAGGGTGACAGCACTTTAACTCAGGACATTCATCTGATCGGTGAGGATGGAGGGGTCGGGGCCCCACGTCTGCCATCACAGCCTTTCCGGCAGTCCAGGAAGAGGCGGCTGAGAGGGGGTGACCCCTGGCGACTCCGCCTCGACTATCTAGTAGCCTATGGGCCCCAAGACCAGGGCACCTTTTGCATGGTGTGTTCTCAGGTCTTGCATGAAAGCAAGGTGAGCAGCTTCCGCCGCCACATTCAGGAATGCCACCCTGAGACCACAACGCTGAGCCGACAAGAAAGAGAAGCAATGGCTGCTGCCTGGACCAAAGACTCGTCTGCTGATGGAATGCAAATACCAGATG AACTGAACCCCAGTGAAGCTGTTGCCTTCAGTACTACCAAAGGCAGAAATGAGGATTCCACCTCTGACGTCTGCGCTCCCCTCAACGCCATGAACAGCAACGACAGCAGCGTGACCGGAGGGAGGAGCCGATCCAAGGACTGTTGCGTTGCAGCCCAGGTCCCTCGCCACGGCCATTACCCCGGGAAGGACCAGAGGAGGAACTACCAGGTGCGCTGGCGAATGGAATACCTGATGGATTATGACTGTAGGAGACATGGCCTGATCTGCATGGTGTGTGGAGCCACTCTGGCGACGCTGAAGGTCAGTACCATCAAGCGGCACATCCAGCAGGTTCATCCTCACTCCCTGCTGTACGGCACTGAGGAGAAGGAGCAAGCCCTGCTGAGCTACAGCCAGACTGCCCTGCACTTTGTCCACTCTGATGACTGCTTCTCCTCCCAGGACCACGGACTCACGCAGGGCGCTGCCTCTCCCGCGCAGCTTGGCACTTAG
- the zfta gene encoding zinc finger translocation-associated protein isoform X1: protein MEEKETGESEPVDLRSSEQSELLSLIISGEEETTQEGSDLGEDNLANGHGGEDSETGMVTPVRSPATSYWSITEGPDHPLLLSPAPGPSGRKPRVQRASRPGLSRIPGRDHRRYYHEYWRSEYLMDFDPQRHGMICMVCGSTLATLKLSTIKRHIRQKHPDSLLWSPADKEVIRSGWESHLSLGAGQRSAAGPSLQVEEDSMHFGQQMGETPDQVPLQEHQQPPPASTPRTLEDESLQPQGEEDGLPGPSARTLERYLNDSLHAWFRQEFLMEYEAEAGRLLCMVCGAVLPSLHLDHIKSHVLETHPNSLVYSSEEKHCILQAWAQTHGEPDSVKSEPTPNTKAKGADIFTEDLKVVPINADMFPEGDSTLTQDIHLIGEDGGVGAPRLPSQPFRQSRKRRLRGGDPWRLRLDYLVAYGPQDQGTFCMVCSQVLHESKVSSFRRHIQECHPETTTLSRQEREAMAAAWTKDSSADGMQIPDELNPSEAVAFSTTKGRNEDSTSDVCAPLNAMNSNDSSVTGGRSRSKDCCVAAQVPRHGHYPGKDQRRNYQVRWRMEYLMDYDCRRHGLICMVCGATLATLKVSTIKRHIQQVHPHSLLYGTEEKEQALLSYSQTALHFVHSDDCFSSQDHGLTQGAASPAQLGT, encoded by the exons ATGGAAGAGAAAGAGACGGGGGAGAGCGAGCCAGTGGACCTCCGCTCTTCCGAACAGTCTGAGTTGCTCTCATTAATAATAAGCGGAGAGGAGGAAACGACGCAGGAGGGGAGCGACTTGGGAG AAGACAATCTTGCCAATGGCCATGGTGGAGAGGACTCTGAGACAGGTATGGTCACACCTGTGAGATCACCTGCCACCAGCTACTGGAGCATCACAGAGGGACCCGACCATCCACTCCTTCTCTCCCCAGCGCCCGGGCCCTCTGGACGCAAACCCAGGGTCCAGAGAGCGTCACGTCCAGGCCTGAGCAGGATTCCTGGCCGCGATCACCGCCGCTACTACCACGAATACTGGCGCAGCGAGTACTTAATGGACTTTGACCCCCAAAGGCACGGAATGATCTGCATGGTGTGCGGCAGCACGCTCGCAACCCTGAAGCTCAGTACCATCAAGAGACACATCAGGCAGAAGCACCCGGACTCTCTCCTGTGGAGTCCTGCAGACAAAGAGGTGATCCGCTCTGGCTGGGAGAGCCATCTGAGTCTGGGGGCAGGTCAGAGGTCTGCTGCTGGACCCTCGCTCCAGGTAGAAGAAGACTCAATGCACTTTGGGCAGCAAATGGGTG AAACTCCAGATCAAGTTCCACTGCAGGAGCACCAACAGCCGCCCCCCGCTTCGACTCCACGGACCTTAGAGGACGAGAGCCTCCAACCCCAAGGGGAGGAGGACGGGCTCCCCGGACCGTCGGCGCGGACCTTGGAGCGCTACCTGAATGACTCTCTGCACGCTTGGTTCCGCCAGGAGTTCCTGATGGAGTATGAGGCTGAGGCCGGACGCCTGCTCTGCATGGTGTGTGGAGCAGTACTTCCCTCACTCCACTTGGATCACATAAAGAGCCACGTACTGGAAACCCACCCCAACTCACTGGTGTACAGCTCTGAGGAGAAGCACTGCATCCTGCAGGCCTGGGCCCAGACCCACG GTGAACCAGACTCAGTTAAGTCAGAACCTACACCCAACACCAAAGCAAAGGGGgctgacattttcacagaagACCTTAAGGTGGTTCCAATCAACGCTGACATGTTCCCAGAGGGTGACAGCACTTTAACTCAGGACATTCATCTGATCGGTGAGGATGGAGGGGTCGGGGCCCCACGTCTGCCATCACAGCCTTTCCGGCAGTCCAGGAAGAGGCGGCTGAGAGGGGGTGACCCCTGGCGACTCCGCCTCGACTATCTAGTAGCCTATGGGCCCCAAGACCAGGGCACCTTTTGCATGGTGTGTTCTCAGGTCTTGCATGAAAGCAAGGTGAGCAGCTTCCGCCGCCACATTCAGGAATGCCACCCTGAGACCACAACGCTGAGCCGACAAGAAAGAGAAGCAATGGCTGCTGCCTGGACCAAAGACTCGTCTGCTGATGGAATGCAAATACCAGATG AACTGAACCCCAGTGAAGCTGTTGCCTTCAGTACTACCAAAGGCAGAAATGAGGATTCCACCTCTGACGTCTGCGCTCCCCTCAACGCCATGAACAGCAACGACAGCAGCGTGACCGGAGGGAGGAGCCGATCCAAGGACTGTTGCGTTGCAGCCCAGGTCCCTCGCCACGGCCATTACCCCGGGAAGGACCAGAGGAGGAACTACCAGGTGCGCTGGCGAATGGAATACCTGATGGATTATGACTGTAGGAGACATGGCCTGATCTGCATGGTGTGTGGAGCCACTCTGGCGACGCTGAAGGTCAGTACCATCAAGCGGCACATCCAGCAGGTTCATCCTCACTCCCTGCTGTACGGCACTGAGGAGAAGGAGCAAGCCCTGCTGAGCTACAGCCAGACTGCCCTGCACTTTGTCCACTCTGATGACTGCTTCTCCTCCCAGGACCACGGACTCACGCAGGGCGCTGCCTCTCCCGCGCAGCTTGGCACTTAG
- the zfta gene encoding zinc finger translocation-associated protein isoform X3, with protein sequence MEEKETGESEPVDLRSSEQSELLSLIISGEEETTQEGSDLGEDNLANGHGGEDSETAPGPSGRKPRVQRASRPGLSRIPGRDHRRYYHEYWRSEYLMDFDPQRHGMICMVCGSTLATLKLSTIKRHIRQKHPDSLLWSPADKEVIRSGWESHLSLGAGQRSAAGPSLQVEEDSMHFGQQMGETPDQVPLQEHQQPPPASTPRTLEDESLQPQGEEDGLPGPSARTLERYLNDSLHAWFRQEFLMEYEAEAGRLLCMVCGAVLPSLHLDHIKSHVLETHPNSLVYSSEEKHCILQAWAQTHGEPDSVKSEPTPNTKAKGADIFTEDLKVVPINADMFPEGDSTLTQDIHLIGEDGGVGAPRLPSQPFRQSRKRRLRGGDPWRLRLDYLVAYGPQDQGTFCMVCSQVLHESKVSSFRRHIQECHPETTTLSRQEREAMAAAWTKDSSADGMQIPDELNPSEAVAFSTTKGRNEDSTSDVCAPLNAMNSNDSSVTGGRSRSKDCCVAAQVPRHGHYPGKDQRRNYQVRWRMEYLMDYDCRRHGLICMVCGATLATLKVSTIKRHIQQVHPHSLLYGTEEKEQALLSYSQTALHFVHSDDCFSSQDHGLTQGAASPAQLGT encoded by the exons ATGGAAGAGAAAGAGACGGGGGAGAGCGAGCCAGTGGACCTCCGCTCTTCCGAACAGTCTGAGTTGCTCTCATTAATAATAAGCGGAGAGGAGGAAACGACGCAGGAGGGGAGCGACTTGGGAG AAGACAATCTTGCCAATGGCCATGGTGGAGAGGACTCTGAGACAG CGCCCGGGCCCTCTGGACGCAAACCCAGGGTCCAGAGAGCGTCACGTCCAGGCCTGAGCAGGATTCCTGGCCGCGATCACCGCCGCTACTACCACGAATACTGGCGCAGCGAGTACTTAATGGACTTTGACCCCCAAAGGCACGGAATGATCTGCATGGTGTGCGGCAGCACGCTCGCAACCCTGAAGCTCAGTACCATCAAGAGACACATCAGGCAGAAGCACCCGGACTCTCTCCTGTGGAGTCCTGCAGACAAAGAGGTGATCCGCTCTGGCTGGGAGAGCCATCTGAGTCTGGGGGCAGGTCAGAGGTCTGCTGCTGGACCCTCGCTCCAGGTAGAAGAAGACTCAATGCACTTTGGGCAGCAAATGGGTG AAACTCCAGATCAAGTTCCACTGCAGGAGCACCAACAGCCGCCCCCCGCTTCGACTCCACGGACCTTAGAGGACGAGAGCCTCCAACCCCAAGGGGAGGAGGACGGGCTCCCCGGACCGTCGGCGCGGACCTTGGAGCGCTACCTGAATGACTCTCTGCACGCTTGGTTCCGCCAGGAGTTCCTGATGGAGTATGAGGCTGAGGCCGGACGCCTGCTCTGCATGGTGTGTGGAGCAGTACTTCCCTCACTCCACTTGGATCACATAAAGAGCCACGTACTGGAAACCCACCCCAACTCACTGGTGTACAGCTCTGAGGAGAAGCACTGCATCCTGCAGGCCTGGGCCCAGACCCACG GTGAACCAGACTCAGTTAAGTCAGAACCTACACCCAACACCAAAGCAAAGGGGgctgacattttcacagaagACCTTAAGGTGGTTCCAATCAACGCTGACATGTTCCCAGAGGGTGACAGCACTTTAACTCAGGACATTCATCTGATCGGTGAGGATGGAGGGGTCGGGGCCCCACGTCTGCCATCACAGCCTTTCCGGCAGTCCAGGAAGAGGCGGCTGAGAGGGGGTGACCCCTGGCGACTCCGCCTCGACTATCTAGTAGCCTATGGGCCCCAAGACCAGGGCACCTTTTGCATGGTGTGTTCTCAGGTCTTGCATGAAAGCAAGGTGAGCAGCTTCCGCCGCCACATTCAGGAATGCCACCCTGAGACCACAACGCTGAGCCGACAAGAAAGAGAAGCAATGGCTGCTGCCTGGACCAAAGACTCGTCTGCTGATGGAATGCAAATACCAGATG AACTGAACCCCAGTGAAGCTGTTGCCTTCAGTACTACCAAAGGCAGAAATGAGGATTCCACCTCTGACGTCTGCGCTCCCCTCAACGCCATGAACAGCAACGACAGCAGCGTGACCGGAGGGAGGAGCCGATCCAAGGACTGTTGCGTTGCAGCCCAGGTCCCTCGCCACGGCCATTACCCCGGGAAGGACCAGAGGAGGAACTACCAGGTGCGCTGGCGAATGGAATACCTGATGGATTATGACTGTAGGAGACATGGCCTGATCTGCATGGTGTGTGGAGCCACTCTGGCGACGCTGAAGGTCAGTACCATCAAGCGGCACATCCAGCAGGTTCATCCTCACTCCCTGCTGTACGGCACTGAGGAGAAGGAGCAAGCCCTGCTGAGCTACAGCCAGACTGCCCTGCACTTTGTCCACTCTGATGACTGCTTCTCCTCCCAGGACCACGGACTCACGCAGGGCGCTGCCTCTCCCGCGCAGCTTGGCACTTAG